A genomic segment from Actinomadura hallensis encodes:
- the serS gene encoding serine--tRNA ligase, which yields MIDLRALREDPERLRASQRARGEDEAVVDRLLDLDERRRSALTSFEQLRAEQKSFGKSVSRAQGDERQKLLARAKELAQEVKEREAEADRLAEELDAVLKTVPNLVEDGAPPGGEEDYVVLEHVGEPPSFDFEPKDHLELGESLGAIDTERGAKVSGARFYYLTGVGARLQYALLNLAMEQAVAAGFVPMYPPVLVKPEAMEGTGFLGAHAAEVYHLPQDDLYLVGTSEVPLAAYHMNEIIDELPRRYTAWSSCFRREAGSYGKDTRGIIRVHQFDKVEMFSYCDPADAHEEHLRLLEWEKEMLAKVEIPYRVIDVAAGDLGASAARKYDCEAWVPTQNTYREVTSTSNCTEFQARRLGVRFKDADGRSRPVATLNGTLATTRWIVSILENHQRADGTVRVPEALQKFLGQDVLEPVKR from the coding sequence GTGATTGACCTGCGAGCTCTTCGAGAGGACCCCGAGCGGCTGCGCGCCTCGCAGCGCGCCCGCGGTGAGGACGAGGCCGTCGTCGACCGGCTGCTGGACCTGGACGAGAGGCGCCGCTCGGCGCTCACGTCCTTCGAGCAGCTCCGGGCGGAGCAGAAGAGTTTCGGCAAGTCGGTGTCCAGGGCGCAGGGCGACGAGCGGCAGAAGCTGCTGGCCCGCGCGAAGGAGCTGGCGCAGGAGGTCAAGGAACGCGAGGCCGAGGCCGACCGGCTCGCCGAGGAACTCGACGCCGTGCTCAAGACCGTCCCGAACCTGGTCGAGGACGGCGCCCCGCCCGGCGGCGAGGAGGACTACGTCGTCCTGGAGCACGTCGGCGAGCCGCCCTCGTTCGACTTCGAGCCCAAGGACCACCTCGAACTGGGGGAGAGCCTCGGCGCCATCGACACCGAGCGCGGCGCCAAGGTGTCGGGCGCGCGGTTCTACTACCTGACGGGCGTCGGCGCGCGGCTGCAGTACGCCCTGCTCAACCTCGCCATGGAGCAGGCCGTCGCCGCCGGATTCGTCCCGATGTACCCGCCGGTGCTGGTGAAGCCCGAGGCGATGGAGGGCACCGGGTTCCTCGGCGCGCACGCCGCCGAGGTGTACCACCTCCCGCAGGACGACCTGTACCTGGTCGGGACGTCGGAGGTGCCGCTCGCCGCGTACCACATGAACGAGATCATCGACGAGCTGCCGCGGCGGTACACCGCCTGGTCGTCGTGCTTCCGCCGCGAGGCCGGCTCCTACGGCAAGGACACCCGCGGCATCATCCGCGTCCACCAGTTCGACAAGGTGGAGATGTTCTCCTACTGCGACCCCGCCGACGCGCACGAGGAGCACCTGCGGCTCCTCGAGTGGGAGAAGGAGATGCTCGCCAAGGTCGAGATCCCGTACCGGGTCATCGACGTCGCGGCGGGCGACCTCGGGGCCAGCGCGGCGCGCAAGTACGACTGCGAGGCGTGGGTGCCGACGCAGAACACCTACCGCGAGGTCACCTCGACGTCGAACTGCACCGAGTTCCAGGCGCGGCGCCTCGGCGTCCGGTTCAAGGACGCCGACGGCAGGAGCCGGCCCGTCGCGACCCTGAACGGCACGCTGGCGACCACCCGGTGGATCGTCTCGATCCTGGAGAACCACCAGCGGGCCGACGGGACCGTCCGGGTGCCGGAGGCGCTCCAGAAGTTCCTCGGCCAGGACGTCCTGGAGCCCGTCAAGCGCTGA
- a CDS encoding class I SAM-dependent methyltransferase, translating to MVQDFDAYERELWAGRADAYEKGFARVTRHMVGPLLDAAGVMEGTRFLDVGTGPGVVAAEAVRRGAAVSAMDADTGMAEVARRNVPGLDVRIAVLPEVPFGDGEFDAVAGNFVINHVGDPGRALTALRRVLRPGGRLALSCWRMPGSGVLGIVRDAIEEAGVPWPDDIPEPPFMEHGEPAAFRRLVAGAGFREVAVEEVTWEHLVDPQRWWELGALARVGSNGVVVGRQDAPTVARIKDAYDRIVAGYAVADGRVALPAHALLASAVR from the coding sequence GTGGTCCAAGACTTCGACGCATACGAGCGGGAACTGTGGGCCGGGCGAGCCGACGCGTATGAGAAGGGGTTCGCCCGGGTCACGCGGCACATGGTCGGTCCGCTGCTGGACGCCGCCGGTGTCATGGAGGGGACGCGGTTCCTCGACGTCGGCACGGGTCCGGGCGTGGTGGCCGCGGAGGCGGTCCGCCGCGGTGCCGCCGTGTCGGCCATGGACGCCGACACGGGCATGGCCGAGGTGGCGCGGCGGAACGTCCCCGGCCTGGACGTGCGCATCGCCGTCCTGCCCGAGGTGCCGTTCGGCGACGGGGAGTTCGACGCGGTCGCGGGCAACTTCGTCATCAACCACGTCGGTGACCCGGGCCGCGCCCTCACCGCGCTGCGGCGCGTCCTGCGGCCCGGCGGGCGGCTCGCGCTGAGCTGCTGGAGGATGCCGGGCAGCGGCGTCCTCGGCATCGTCCGGGACGCGATCGAGGAGGCCGGCGTGCCGTGGCCCGACGACATCCCCGAGCCGCCGTTCATGGAGCACGGCGAGCCGGCCGCGTTCCGGCGGCTGGTGGCCGGGGCCGGGTTCCGCGAGGTCGCCGTCGAAGAGGTGACGTGGGAGCACCTCGTCGACCCGCAGCGCTGGTGGGAGCTGGGCGCGCTCGCCCGGGTCGGCAGCAACGGCGTCGTCGTCGGGCGGCAGGACGCGCCGACCGTCGCGCGCATCAAGGACGCCTATGACCGCATCGTCGCCGGTTACGCGGTCGCGGACGGCAGGGTCGCGCTGCCCGCGCACGCGCTTCTCGCCAGCGCGGTCCGCTGA
- a CDS encoding DsbA family oxidoreductase: MRVEIWSDVVCPWCYIGKRHFEQALAGFEHRDQVEVVHRSFQLDPSFPRGETMDVADLLAGKYGMSREQAVEMNRQMEQRAAATGLKYDLEGGRIGNTADAHRLVHLAAEHGLQDQVVEALYKAHFTDRRSIFDHDSLVEIVREAGLDADAARETLASDKFTAEVNADQREAAQYGANGVPFFVVDRRYGVSGAQPPETFTEVLTRAWSDAHPRLTTVGDDAAACADGACAVPQHGH; this comes from the coding sequence ATGCGCGTTGAAATCTGGTCCGATGTCGTGTGCCCCTGGTGCTATATCGGCAAGCGGCATTTCGAGCAGGCATTGGCCGGGTTCGAGCACCGTGACCAGGTCGAGGTGGTGCACCGCTCGTTCCAGCTCGACCCGTCGTTCCCCCGCGGCGAGACCATGGACGTCGCGGACCTGCTGGCCGGCAAGTACGGCATGTCGCGCGAGCAGGCCGTCGAGATGAACCGGCAGATGGAGCAGCGCGCCGCCGCGACCGGACTCAAGTACGACCTTGAGGGCGGACGCATCGGCAACACCGCCGACGCCCACCGCCTCGTCCACCTGGCCGCCGAGCACGGCCTTCAGGACCAGGTCGTCGAGGCCCTCTACAAGGCGCACTTCACCGACCGGCGCTCCATCTTCGACCACGACTCCCTGGTCGAGATCGTCCGGGAGGCGGGCCTGGACGCCGACGCCGCCCGCGAGACCCTCGCCTCGGACAAGTTCACCGCCGAGGTGAACGCCGACCAGCGCGAGGCCGCCCAGTACGGCGCCAACGGCGTCCCGTTCTTCGTCGTGGACCGCCGCTACGGCGTCTCCGGCGCCCAGCCGCCCGAAACGTTCACCGAGGTCCTGACCCGGGCCTGGTCGGACGCCCACCCCCGCCTGACGACCGTCGGCGACGACGCGGCCGCCTGCGCGGACGGCGCCTGCGCGGTCCCCCAGCACGGCCACTGA
- the pheA gene encoding prephenate dehydratase: protein MTADDRPARYAYLGPRGTFTEAALLTLPEAAEAEHVPYATVPAVLDALRRGEVDTAVVALENSVEGSVPTTLDELATGEPLQIVGEIHLPVSFALLVRPGTTLDDIKTVASHPIAQPQCRRWLLENVPHAEWRAATSNAEAAQHVADGHYDAALAGSFAAARYGLSVLADDIHDVADAVTRFVVLNRPCAPPAPTGADKTTVVAFIGEDHPGALLEILTEFSMRGINLTLIQSRPTGAGLGSYLFWMDFEGHVADARVGEALMGLRRVCSDVRFVGSYRRADRIRPDIRRGTHDRDFAEAAAWVEAIRTGNA from the coding sequence GTGACCGCAGACGACAGGCCAGCGCGCTACGCCTACCTGGGTCCGCGGGGCACCTTCACCGAGGCCGCGCTGCTGACCCTCCCCGAGGCCGCCGAGGCCGAGCACGTCCCCTACGCGACCGTCCCGGCCGTCCTGGACGCGCTCCGCCGCGGAGAGGTCGACACCGCCGTGGTGGCGCTGGAGAACTCCGTCGAGGGGTCCGTCCCGACCACGCTGGACGAGCTGGCCACCGGCGAGCCGCTCCAGATCGTCGGCGAGATCCACCTCCCCGTGTCGTTCGCGCTCCTCGTCCGCCCGGGCACGACGCTGGACGACATCAAGACCGTCGCGTCCCACCCGATCGCGCAGCCGCAGTGCCGCCGCTGGCTCCTCGAGAACGTCCCGCACGCCGAGTGGCGCGCCGCGACCTCCAACGCCGAGGCCGCCCAGCACGTCGCCGACGGCCACTACGACGCCGCGCTCGCCGGCTCGTTCGCCGCGGCCCGCTACGGGCTGTCCGTCCTCGCCGACGACATCCACGACGTCGCCGACGCCGTCACCCGCTTCGTCGTCCTGAACCGCCCCTGCGCCCCGCCCGCGCCGACCGGCGCGGACAAGACGACCGTCGTCGCGTTCATCGGCGAGGACCACCCGGGCGCCCTGCTGGAGATCCTCACCGAGTTCTCCATGCGCGGCATCAACCTCACCCTGATCCAGTCGCGCCCCACCGGCGCCGGCCTCGGCTCCTACCTGTTCTGGATGGACTTCGAGGGCCACGTCGCCGACGCCCGCGTCGGGGAGGCCCTGATGGGGCTGCGCCGCGTCTGCTCCGACGTCCGCTTCGTCGGGTCCTACCGCCGCGCCGACCGGATCCGCCCGGACATCCGGCGCGGCACCCATGACCGCGACTTCGCCGAAGCTGCCGCATGGGTCGAGGCCATCCGCACCGGCAACGCCTGA
- a CDS encoding DUF4446 family protein — protein sequence MLVAVAVAGLVAGVAGLSIAVVAHNRVNQVVGECGEMLRRQLQVASGSVDERALRDLAIVHYDALKEMSGHRSFSLALINAVGDGVVVSSINGRTETRTYAKAIQGGHAVEMLSPEENQVLRAARLGKGPIVSMDDPLADFGNDDRTPTARA from the coding sequence ATGCTTGTCGCGGTGGCCGTCGCCGGCCTGGTCGCGGGGGTTGCGGGCCTGTCCATCGCGGTGGTCGCCCACAACCGGGTGAACCAGGTCGTCGGCGAGTGCGGGGAAATGCTGAGGCGCCAGCTTCAGGTCGCCAGCGGATCGGTGGACGAGCGCGCTCTGCGCGACCTCGCCATCGTCCATTACGACGCCCTCAAGGAGATGTCCGGACACCGGTCGTTCTCCCTCGCCCTGATCAACGCGGTGGGGGACGGGGTCGTGGTCAGCTCCATCAACGGGCGGACCGAGACGCGGACCTATGCGAAGGCGATCCAGGGCGGGCACGCGGTCGAGATGCTCTCCCCGGAGGAGAACCAGGTCCTGCGTGCGGCGCGCCTGGGCAAGGGGCCCATCGTGTCGATGGACGACCCGCTCGCCGACTTCGGCAACGACGACCGCACGCCGACCGCCCGCGCCTGA
- a CDS encoding glycosyltransferase 87 family protein — MDGPKAQVVGEARGEPHDEARTEAGGEPGGGSRDEPGSPGAGRSWTRLLILLAGAAVALAAVTPVVVRWLGNPPDQRLVDLEVYRDGGRAVLRGAPLYDVLTQPPQLLPFTYPPFAAVLAVPFTLLPWFAAQVLWTVLIYVALVVTVCYAFRDLILRFGRWAPLAAGVLVAAMTWLTPVRDQFRFGQVGLFLLAMCLADCCAHTARWPRGMLVGLAVAIKLVPGVFLIWFLITGRREALGNAVLTAAAATLGGFALLPSDSADYWFGALLQGGDRTGAVDGTTNQAIHGIVARILDEGPARTLVWLAAAAVVAYFGFRWSRRASLLADAVTGPDSRSLLLASVAIVGLLSVALSPVGWIHHLVWMIAVIAALAGDGRDTRRCLFAVALWVPFLFPIPWWARAMIGPDHSPASVFVGEALRDTFGAAALVSVLVLGVWLVKRVESRFDHEDSSRRKVGVGTLAP, encoded by the coding sequence GTGGACGGTCCCAAGGCGCAGGTGGTCGGCGAAGCCCGCGGCGAGCCGCACGACGAGGCGCGCACCGAGGCGGGCGGCGAGCCCGGCGGCGGATCCCGGGACGAGCCGGGGTCGCCCGGCGCCGGGCGGAGCTGGACGCGCCTGCTGATCCTTCTCGCGGGCGCGGCCGTCGCCCTGGCCGCGGTGACGCCGGTCGTCGTCCGCTGGCTCGGCAACCCGCCCGACCAGAGGCTCGTCGACCTGGAGGTCTACCGGGACGGCGGACGCGCCGTCCTGCGCGGCGCCCCGCTCTACGACGTCCTGACGCAGCCGCCCCAGCTGCTCCCCTTCACCTACCCGCCGTTCGCCGCCGTCCTGGCGGTGCCGTTCACGCTGCTCCCCTGGTTCGCCGCTCAGGTGCTGTGGACGGTCCTCATCTACGTCGCGCTGGTCGTCACGGTCTGCTACGCCTTCCGCGACCTCATCCTCCGGTTCGGGCGCTGGGCCCCGCTCGCCGCCGGCGTGCTGGTCGCCGCGATGACCTGGCTCACACCCGTCCGGGACCAGTTCCGCTTCGGCCAGGTCGGGCTGTTCCTCCTCGCGATGTGCCTGGCGGACTGCTGCGCCCACACCGCCCGCTGGCCGCGCGGGATGCTCGTCGGCCTCGCCGTCGCGATCAAGCTGGTGCCGGGCGTCTTCCTGATCTGGTTCCTGATCACCGGGCGGCGGGAGGCGCTGGGCAACGCGGTGCTCACCGCCGCGGCCGCGACCCTCGGCGGGTTCGCACTGCTGCCGTCCGACTCGGCCGACTACTGGTTCGGGGCGCTGCTCCAGGGCGGCGACCGGACGGGCGCGGTCGACGGCACCACGAACCAGGCCATCCATGGGATCGTCGCGCGGATCCTCGACGAGGGCCCGGCGCGCACGCTCGTGTGGCTCGCCGCCGCCGCGGTCGTCGCCTACTTCGGTTTCCGGTGGTCGCGCCGCGCGTCCCTGCTGGCCGACGCCGTCACCGGACCCGACTCCCGGAGCCTGCTCCTCGCGTCCGTCGCGATCGTCGGGCTGCTGTCGGTCGCGCTGTCCCCGGTCGGGTGGATTCATCACCTCGTGTGGATGATCGCGGTGATCGCGGCATTGGCCGGTGATGGCCGTGACACGCGAAGATGTCTTTTCGCGGTCGCGCTCTGGGTTCCGTTCCTGTTCCCGATCCCGTGGTGGGCCCGCGCCATGATCGGCCCGGACCACTCCCCGGCCTCGGTTTTCGTGGGCGAGGCGCTCCGCGACACGTTCGGCGCGGCCGCCCTCGTCTCCGTCCTCGTCCTCGGCGTGTGGCTCGTGAAACGTGTCGAATCCCGATTCGATCACGAGGATTCTTCGCGACGGAAGGTCGGGGTGGGTACGCTCGCCCCGTGA
- a CDS encoding glycosyltransferase family 2 protein encodes MQDVAVIIPAKDEADRIAATVKAAHELPGADLVVVVDDGSSDGTGRVAREAGAKVVRHSRNRGKGAAMETGAEAVRLLDDGRDQPRHLLFLDADLAETARDAAPLTEPVRAGEADMTIAVFTTTVKLGGHGFVVRLSRDGIRRATGWEATAPLNGQRCLTRAAFDAALPLAPGFGVETALTIDLLRQGFRVREVEVPLAHRATGTDWRSQLHRARQFRDVARALAAREPAVARGVDRLRGRRR; translated from the coding sequence ATGCAGGACGTAGCGGTGATCATCCCGGCCAAGGACGAAGCCGACCGCATCGCGGCCACCGTCAAGGCCGCGCACGAACTCCCCGGCGCCGACCTGGTCGTGGTGGTCGACGACGGCTCGTCCGACGGCACCGGCCGGGTCGCCCGCGAGGCCGGGGCGAAGGTCGTCCGGCACAGCCGCAACCGCGGCAAGGGCGCCGCAATGGAGACCGGCGCCGAAGCCGTCCGGCTCCTCGACGACGGCCGCGACCAGCCGCGCCACCTGCTGTTCCTCGACGCCGACCTCGCCGAGACCGCCCGTGACGCCGCGCCGCTCACCGAACCGGTGCGGGCCGGCGAGGCCGACATGACCATCGCCGTGTTCACCACGACGGTGAAGCTCGGCGGGCACGGGTTCGTCGTCCGGCTGTCCCGCGACGGGATCCGCCGCGCCACCGGGTGGGAGGCCACCGCCCCCCTCAACGGGCAGCGCTGCCTGACCCGCGCCGCGTTCGACGCCGCGCTGCCGCTCGCCCCCGGCTTCGGCGTGGAGACGGCCCTCACCATCGACCTGCTGCGCCAGGGCTTCCGGGTACGGGAGGTCGAGGTGCCGCTCGCCCACCGCGCCACCGGGACGGACTGGCGCTCCCAGCTGCACCGCGCCCGGCAGTTCCGGGACGTGGCGCGGGCCCTCGCCGCCCGCGAACCGGCGGTCGCCCGCGGCGTGGACCGCCTGCGCGGCCGCCGCCGGTGA
- a CDS encoding STAS domain-containing protein, whose amino-acid sequence MELNVSTASQEGHTVVTAVGELDLYTAPRLQAALAGLLREKVDRIVVDLSGVEFCDSTGMNVLLAAMKRLKEQGGSLELAAPRPAVKRILQVTGLDTVFTVTDAAPAMDAR is encoded by the coding sequence GTGGAGCTAAACGTCTCGACCGCGTCTCAGGAGGGTCACACCGTCGTCACGGCGGTGGGTGAGCTGGACCTGTACACCGCGCCCAGGCTGCAGGCGGCCCTCGCGGGTCTCCTGCGCGAGAAGGTCGACCGCATCGTGGTCGACCTGAGCGGTGTCGAGTTCTGCGACTCGACCGGCATGAACGTGCTCCTTGCCGCCATGAAGCGGCTCAAGGAGCAGGGCGGCTCGCTGGAACTCGCCGCGCCGCGCCCGGCCGTGAAGCGCATCCTCCAGGTCACCGGCCTCGACACGGTGTTCACCGTGACCGACGCGGCGCCCGCCATGGACGCCCGCTGA